CGTGGCTGCGCGGGCAGGTCGGCGACGACCTCGCTGCGCAGCTCGAGGGCGACCCGCAGGTCCGCCAGTTCGAGGGCGGGGCCTCCAACCTCACCTACGAGCTGCGCTGGCCCACAAGGGCGCTCGTCCTGCGCCGCCCACCCCACGGTGCCCTCGGCGGCTCGGCCCACAACATGCACCGCGAGCACGACCTGCAGGCCGCGCTCGGCCAGGCCTTCCCGCACGTGCCCGGCATGGTCGCGCTGTGCACCGACGAGTCGGTCCTCGGCTGCGACTTCTACGTCATGGACAAGGTCGAGGGCACGGTCCTGGGCAAGGACCTGCCGCAAGGAGTCACTCTCGACCCCGAGCAGGCACGGGCCCTGTCCGACAACGCACTGGCCACCCTGGTCGAGCTCCACGAGGTGGACGTCAGCGCCGTCCCCGACCTGGCCGCGCTCGACCGGGGCGAGGGCTACGTCCGGCGTCAGGTCGAGAGCTGGATCAAGCGCTTCCACGCGGCGGCCACCGACGACGTGCCCGACTTCGCCGAGGTCATCGACTGGGTCACGGAGCACCAGCCCGCCGATCGACCGCACGCCCTGATCCACAACGACTTCCGGCTCGACAACCTCGTGCTCGACGCCGACGACCCGACCCGGGTCGTCGGCGTCCTCGACTGGGAGCTCGCGACCGTCGGCGACCCGCTCATGGACCTCGGCGCGGCCCTCGCCTACTGGACCCATGCCGACGACGACGCGACGTCACTCTCCCTTCGCCTGCAGCCGACGCACCTGCCCGGCATGCTCACCCGCGCCGAGATCGTCGAGCGGTACTGCGCCGCACGAGGACTCGAGGTGAGTGACCGCGACCTGACCTTCTACGAGGCCTTCGGGCACTTTCGCCTCGCCGGCATCGCCCAGCAGATCTACCAGCGCTACCGTGCCGGCAAGACGACCAACCCACGCTTCGCGGTCTTCGGCCCGATGGTCACCCACCTCGAGACCCGCTGCCGTTCCCTCATCGGCTGAGCCCCCCTTCGCCACACCCCAGGAGCACTCCATGACCTTCACGACCCTCATCACCGGCGCCAGCTCCGGGCTCGGCGCCGAGATGGCCCGCCAGTTCGCCGCGCTCGGGCACGACCTCGCGCTCACCGCACGCCGCACCGATCGCCTCGACGCGCTCAAGGCCGAGATCACCGCCGCCCACCCCGCGCGCCGGGTCGAGACCTATGCCCTCGACGTCACCGACGACGACGCCGTCACGCGGGTCTTCGACCAGGCGAAGGGAGACCTCGGTCGCCTCGATCGCGTGGTCGTCAACGCCGGCCTCGGCAAGGGCGCGCCCTACGGCAAGGGCAGCCACTACGCCAACCGGCAGACCATCGAGACCAACGTCCTCGGCGCCGCGATCCAGACCGAGGCCGCGATGGCGATCTTCCGCGAGCAGAAGGCCGGCCACCTCGTGCTCATCTCCTCGGTCACCGCGCTGCGTGGCATGCCCAAGTCGATGACGACCTACGGCGCCTCCAAGGCCTTCCTCGCCTCGCTCGGCGAGGGCATCCGCTCCGAGATGATCGGCAAGCCCGACCTCGACATCGACGTCACCGTGCTCTTCCCCGGGTACATCCGCACGGAGATGAACGAGAAGGTCGAGCAGCAGACGAAGTTCATGGTCGACACCGAGGTCGGCGTGCGCGCGATGGTCGTCGCGATCGAGGGCCGCAAGGCCAAGGCGCTCGTCCCGCCGAGGCCCTGGGTGGCTGTGGGCTCGGCGATGAGGGTCTTGCCGCTGTCGGTCGTGCGCAAGCTGCTCTGAATCTCCCCCGGTCCCTGAGGAGGTCGCCCCGCGACCGTCTCGAAGGGCCGGCTCCGGTCGAAGGGGGGTGACGGCGCCCGCCGAAGTCCTTCGTCTCGCTGCCGCCGGCGGTTGTCGTCACTGACTTCGGCCTGATGTGCGCCGTCATCCCCCTTCGGCCTGCGCCACCTCGGTACCGGCAGTTGTCGTCACTGACCTCGGCCTGATGTGCGCCGTCACCCCCCTTCGGCCTGCGCCATCTCGGTACCGTGCGTGGCGGCCAGACGGGCGGTGAAGTCGTCGATCGCGTCGGCCAACTCGGGTGGGTCGAGAACCTCGAGCGTCGCGCCGAGGTCGAAGGCCGCCAGCGTCAGATGGCGGGCGAGGTCGGCCAGGTCGTCGGCGTGCGACTCGACGTCGGTGATGCCCGGCCGGACCTCGGTGGCGACGCCGTAGGCCGCCGGTACGCGGCGGCGCACCGCGTCGACCTCCGCCGTGAGGCGCACCCGCACCCGATGGGCGTAGCCAGCACGGGTCACCGCACGGCGCACGTGCTCCACCGCATCCGGCGCCGGCCGCGGGGTGAAGCGGAAGGTCGAGGCCCGCACCCCCGCCATCCTGTCCAGGCGGAAGGTGCGCCAGTCCTCCCTTCGCCCGTCCCAGGCGAGCAGGTACCACCGCCTGCCGGTCGCGACGAGGCGGTAGGGCTCGACATCGCGCTCGCTCGCCTCGCCCGTGCGACCCGTGTAGCCGAAGCGGGCCCGCACCCGGTCGCGGATCGCGTGGGCGAGAACGACGAGGACCCCCGTGTCGACGTCGTCGGTGGCGCCGGGCAGCAGTGCGGTCGCGTCGGCGATCGCCGCGACCTCGCCGCGCAGACGAGGCGGCATCACCTGGTCGAGCTTGGTGAGCGCGCGGACAGCCGGCTCCCCGATCGCCGAGATCCCTTGTGCGCCAACGCGAAGGGCGACGGCCACCGCCACGACCTCGTCCTCCTCGAGCAGGAGCGGCGGCATCCGCCCGCCCGAGCCGAGCCGGTAGCCACCCCCGACCCCGGGGGTCGCCGCGACGGGATAGCCGAGGTCGCGCAGCCGCTCGACGTCCCGGCGCAGGGTGCGGGTGGTCACCCCGAGCACCTCGGTCAGCTCGGGCCCGGTCCACACCGACCGGGTCTCGAAGAGCCCCAGCAGGCGCAGCACACGCTCGGTCGTCTCGGCCATGCACCCATCCTCCTCCCATTGGTGACAGGAAGTGTCCGCAATGGGGTCGACAGTGGATCTCAGACGAAGGGCGAGGGACCTCCCTTCGCACACCGAGACAAGGAGCACCCCATGTACGCACCGGCCGTCCACGACGAGAGCACCGGCTACGCCGAGTACGTCGACCAGCAGCTCGAGGCGCTGCGCGCCAGCGCCCACGGCCTGACCGAGGAGCAGGCCCGCCTCACCCCGACCCGGTCAGCGCTGTCGATCGGCGGGATCATCAAGCACACGAGCTATGTCATCGCTCCGCCCGAGGACAAGCAGGGACGCGTCGAGGAGGGCGGCGAGGTCAGCGCCGACGCCTTCGCGGCCTTCATGGACACCTTCGCGCTGCGTGACGACGAGACCCTGGCGGGGACGATCGAGGTCTTCGACCGGCGCCGGGTCGCGATCGTCGAGTGGGTCGCCTCCCGCGACGCCGATGCCGACTCGAGCGTCCCGCCGGCCCCGTGGTTCGGCCAGATGACCAGCTCGGACGTCAAGCTGCGCTACTCCCTCGTCCACGTCATCGAGGAGCTGGCCCGGCACGCCGGCCACGCCGACATCATCCGCGAGCAGATCGACGGGGCGCAGAGCGGCGAGCTCGTCCTCGCCGACACGGGGCGACCGGCGACCCCCTTCGCCCAGCCCTGGTCCGCCAAGGAGCCCGCCACGTCATGATGTCCGGGTGAGGATCACCGGACTCGTCATCAGCTCCCCCGACGTCGCCGCCACGCAGGCCGCGTGGCGGCGCTTCGGCGCGCTCGACCGGGAGGTGCTGGTCGAGGCCGGCGACGACGGCAGCCTGGCCGCGCTCGTCCTCGGCGTCGACGACGTGGCCGCGACCGAGCGCCTGCTCCAGCGACGCGGGCTCGAAGGTGACGCAAGCGGCTTCGACGTGGGCGGTCTGCGGTGGCGACTGGCCCCCTTCGTCCCCGGCGAAGGGAGCGACCTCGCCCTCGACCACGTCGTCGTGCGGACCGGTGACCCCGAGCGGGCCGCTGCCGACCACGGCGCCCGGCTCGGTCTGGAGCTGCGGCTGGACCGCCGGCTGGAGGAGCACGGCTTCCGCGGGCTCTTCTTCCGCTGCGGTGATGCGGTGGTCGAGGTCGTGGCCCCGACGAAGGGGGTCGACGGCCCCGACGTCTTCGGTGGGATCGCCTGGCGCACAAGGGATCTCGAGGCAACCCGAGAGCGCCTGGTCGGCGCCGGCGTGGAAGTCTCCGAGGTCCGGGTCGGGCGCAAGCCCGGCACCCGGGTCGCCACCGTCCGCGACCCCGCGCTGGGCACCCCCACCCTCCTGATCCAGCAACCCGCCTGAGCGCGCATCTCCTTGAGGTCGTGCGCACTCACTGCCCTTCTCGCGGGCGGGTGCAGACTGGAGCCATGGTCACTGCTGCACAGACCCTGCTGACCCACCTCGACGAGCTGGTGCCGGCGCACCTCGACCTCTACGAGGACCTGCACAGCCACCCGGAGCTGAGCTTCCAGGAGCAGCGCACCTCCGGCATTGTCGCCGTCCGGCTGCGTGAGCTCGGCTACGAGGTGACGACCGAGATCGGCCCGACGGGCCTGGTCGGGGTGCTGCGCAACGGCGACGGCCCCACGGTCCTCTCCCGCGCGGACATGGACGCCCTGCCCGTGCTCGAGGAGAGCGGCCTGCCCTACGCCTCGACCGCCACCGCGACCGATGCCGAGGGGCGCGCGGTGCCCGTCATGCACGCGTGCGGCCACGACATGCACGTCACCTGCCTGCTCGCCACGGCCCAGCTGCTCGCGGAGCACCGCGAGACCTGGTCGGGCACCTTCACCGCCCTCTTCCAGCCGGCCGAGGAGGTCGGCACCGGCGCCGCCTCGATGGTCGACGGTGGTCTGGCGGCGGCAATCCCGACCCCCGACGTGGCGCTGGGCCAGCACGTCATGGGCCTGCCCCACGACACCGTCGCCAGCCGACCCGGCCCGGCGATGTCGGCGGCCGACAGCATCAAGGTCACCGTGCACGGCCGCGGGACGCACGGGTCGATGCCGCACATGGGCATCGACGCCGTCCTGCTCGCCAGCTCGATCGTCGTGCGGCTGCAGGGGATCGTGGCCCGCGAGCTCGCGCCCGGCCAGTTCGGCGTCGTGACGGTCGGCAGCCTGCAGGCGGGCTCCAAGAGCAATGTCATCCCCGGCACCGCCACCCTGCTGCTCAACCTGCGCAGCTACGACGACGCGACCCGCACCCGGCTGCAGGCGGCGGTCGAGCGGATCGTGCGGGCGGAGTGCGAGGCGTCCGGCTCGCCCCGGCCTCCGGACTTCGAGTACACAGACCCCTTCCCGCTGACCGACAACTCCCCGCAGGTGCACGCGCGGGTGTCGGCGGCCTTCACCGAGCACTTCGGCGACAAGGCGATCGCGATGGAGCCGTCGACGGGCAGCGAGGACTTCAGCCACATCCCACGGGCCCTCGGTGCGCCGTACCTCTACTGGGTCTGGGGCGGCTTCGACCCCGGGACCTACCACCGCGCCGAGGCAGACGGCACGCTCAACTCGACGATCCCCGGCAACCACGCGAGCACCTTCGCCCCCGTGGCCGAGCCCACCCTGCGCACCGGCGCCAGCGCGATGACGGTCGCGGTCCTGTCCTACCTGGCGAAGGGGGCCTGACCCCCCTTCGCCGGTGGGGCGGGGGCCGCCCCGGACTCATTTGATTGGTTGCGCCATGCAGGTATATAGTTGATGGGTGCACACAACCACTCCGGCCGTCGCGGTCCACCTGCAGGAGACGCTGGGTCGCGTCTTCGGTCAGTTCGCCAAGATGATCGCCCGGCGGCAGGCCACCGACCCCCAGGCCATGAGCCGCACCGACTACTCCCTCCTCGGCGTCCTCGAGCACTGCCCCCACGACGCCGGCATCCGCATCTCCAAGCTGGCCGCCGCCCTCGGGCACGATCTGTCGACGATCAGCCGTCGGGTCAGCCACCTCGAGAGGCAGGACCTGCTCGAGCGGGCACCCGACCCGAGCGACGGCCGCGCCTACACCGTGTGCCTCAGCCCGGCCGGCAGGACGGCGCTGCACGACGAGCGCATCGCCCGCACCGGCCTCCTGGGCGCGATCCTCGTCGACTGGCCCGAGGCGGACCTCGTCGAGCTCGACCGTCTCCTCACCCGCCTCAGCGACGACCTCGCCACCGACGCCGAAGCCGCCCACCGCCCTTCGCCACTCCCCACCACCGCAAGGACCGCTTCATGAGCACGACAGCCCCCGCTCCCTACAAGATGAGCAAGGAGCATCGGCGTGTCTTCATCGGCCTGATGCTCGGCATGCTCGTTGCCTCGGTCAGCCAGACGATCGTCGGCCCGGCGCTGCCGCGCATCGTCGCCGAGCTCGGCGGCATGGACCACTACAGCTGGGTCGCCACCGCGGCCATGCTCGTCTCCGCCGTCACCGTGCCGATCGTCGGCAAGCTGTCCGACCTCTACGGCCGCCGCACCTTCTACATCGGCGGCATCATCGTCTTCATGGTCGGCACGATCTTCGCCGGCTTCGCCCAGAGCTTCTGGATGCTCGTCATCGCCCGTGGCATCCAGGGCCTCGGCATGGGCACCCTGATGCCCCTGTCGCAGACCATCATCGGCGACATCATCCCGCCCCGTCAGCGCGGCAAGTACCAGGGCTTCATGGGCGCCGTCTTCGGCGTCACCTCGGTCGCCGGGCCGCTGGCCGGAGGCGTCGTCACCGACCACCTGGGCTGGCGCTGGCTCTTCTTCGTCACCCTCCCGGTCGGTCTGATCGCCCTGACCTTCATCGTCAAGTTCCTCCACATCCCGCACGAGCCGCGCAAGGCGGTCATCGACTACCCGGGCATCGCGACCCTGTCGACCGCCCTCATCGCCCTCCTCGTCGCCGTCTCCTCCGGCGGGACCTCGTGGGCCTGGGGCTCGACCACCTCGCTCGTCCTCTTCGGCATCGCCATCGTCGCGGGCATCGCCTTCGTCCTCATCCAGCTGCGCGCCGTCGAGCCGATCCTCCCGCTGCGCCTCTTCGCCGACCGCACGATCGCGCTGAGCCTCGTCGCGTCCTTCGGTGTGGCCATCGTGATGTTCGGCTCGATCATCTACATCCCCGTCTACGCGCAGGGAGTCATCGGGGTCAACGCCACCAACTCCGGCCTGATCCTGATGCCGCTGATGCTCGGCTTCATCATCTGCGGCATCCTCACCGGGCTGCTCATCACGCGGACCGGGCACTACCGGCCCTTCATGCTCGCCGGCATCGCGATCATGGGCGGCGGCGTCTTCATGCTGACCCGCCTGGACCACAACGCCACGGCCGGTCAGCTCACCCTGGCGATGGTCGTCCTCGGCATCGGCCTGGGCATGGCGATGCAGCAGTACACGCTCATCGTGCAGAACGTCGTCTCCCGCAAGGACATGGGCGT
The genomic region above belongs to Janibacter limosus and contains:
- a CDS encoding phosphotransferase family protein; the protein is MSSGAVREEDTFDVTRVATWLRGQVGDDLAAQLEGDPQVRQFEGGASNLTYELRWPTRALVLRRPPHGALGGSAHNMHREHDLQAALGQAFPHVPGMVALCTDESVLGCDFYVMDKVEGTVLGKDLPQGVTLDPEQARALSDNALATLVELHEVDVSAVPDLAALDRGEGYVRRQVESWIKRFHAAATDDVPDFAEVIDWVTEHQPADRPHALIHNDFRLDNLVLDADDPTRVVGVLDWELATVGDPLMDLGAALAYWTHADDDATSLSLRLQPTHLPGMLTRAEIVERYCAARGLEVSDRDLTFYEAFGHFRLAGIAQQIYQRYRAGKTTNPRFAVFGPMVTHLETRCRSLIG
- a CDS encoding SDR family oxidoreductase, which produces MTFTTLITGASSGLGAEMARQFAALGHDLALTARRTDRLDALKAEITAAHPARRVETYALDVTDDDAVTRVFDQAKGDLGRLDRVVVNAGLGKGAPYGKGSHYANRQTIETNVLGAAIQTEAAMAIFREQKAGHLVLISSVTALRGMPKSMTTYGASKAFLASLGEGIRSEMIGKPDLDIDVTVLFPGYIRTEMNEKVEQQTKFMVDTEVGVRAMVVAIEGRKAKALVPPRPWVAVGSAMRVLPLSVVRKLL
- a CDS encoding helix-turn-helix transcriptional regulator — its product is MAETTERVLRLLGLFETRSVWTGPELTEVLGVTTRTLRRDVERLRDLGYPVAATPGVGGGYRLGSGGRMPPLLLEEDEVVAVAVALRVGAQGISAIGEPAVRALTKLDQVMPPRLRGEVAAIADATALLPGATDDVDTGVLVVLAHAIRDRVRARFGYTGRTGEASERDVEPYRLVATGRRWYLLAWDGRREDWRTFRLDRMAGVRASTFRFTPRPAPDAVEHVRRAVTRAGYAHRVRVRLTAEVDAVRRRVPAAYGVATEVRPGITDVESHADDLADLARHLTLAAFDLGATLEVLDPPELADAIDDFTARLAATHGTEMAQAEGG
- a CDS encoding DUF664 domain-containing protein gives rise to the protein MYAPAVHDESTGYAEYVDQQLEALRASAHGLTEEQARLTPTRSALSIGGIIKHTSYVIAPPEDKQGRVEEGGEVSADAFAAFMDTFALRDDETLAGTIEVFDRRRVAIVEWVASRDADADSSVPPAPWFGQMTSSDVKLRYSLVHVIEELARHAGHADIIREQIDGAQSGELVLADTGRPATPFAQPWSAKEPATS
- a CDS encoding VOC family protein: MRITGLVISSPDVAATQAAWRRFGALDREVLVEAGDDGSLAALVLGVDDVAATERLLQRRGLEGDASGFDVGGLRWRLAPFVPGEGSDLALDHVVVRTGDPERAAADHGARLGLELRLDRRLEEHGFRGLFFRCGDAVVEVVAPTKGVDGPDVFGGIAWRTRDLEATRERLVGAGVEVSEVRVGRKPGTRVATVRDPALGTPTLLIQQPA
- a CDS encoding amidohydrolase, with protein sequence MVTAAQTLLTHLDELVPAHLDLYEDLHSHPELSFQEQRTSGIVAVRLRELGYEVTTEIGPTGLVGVLRNGDGPTVLSRADMDALPVLEESGLPYASTATATDAEGRAVPVMHACGHDMHVTCLLATAQLLAEHRETWSGTFTALFQPAEEVGTGAASMVDGGLAAAIPTPDVALGQHVMGLPHDTVASRPGPAMSAADSIKVTVHGRGTHGSMPHMGIDAVLLASSIVVRLQGIVARELAPGQFGVVTVGSLQAGSKSNVIPGTATLLLNLRSYDDATRTRLQAAVERIVRAECEASGSPRPPDFEYTDPFPLTDNSPQVHARVSAAFTEHFGDKAIAMEPSTGSEDFSHIPRALGAPYLYWVWGGFDPGTYHRAEADGTLNSTIPGNHASTFAPVAEPTLRTGASAMTVAVLSYLAKGA
- a CDS encoding MarR family winged helix-turn-helix transcriptional regulator, which gives rise to MHTTTPAVAVHLQETLGRVFGQFAKMIARRQATDPQAMSRTDYSLLGVLEHCPHDAGIRISKLAAALGHDLSTISRRVSHLERQDLLERAPDPSDGRAYTVCLSPAGRTALHDERIARTGLLGAILVDWPEADLVELDRLLTRLSDDLATDAEAAHRPSPLPTTARTAS
- a CDS encoding MDR family MFS transporter — encoded protein: MSTTAPAPYKMSKEHRRVFIGLMLGMLVASVSQTIVGPALPRIVAELGGMDHYSWVATAAMLVSAVTVPIVGKLSDLYGRRTFYIGGIIVFMVGTIFAGFAQSFWMLVIARGIQGLGMGTLMPLSQTIIGDIIPPRQRGKYQGFMGAVFGVTSVAGPLAGGVVTDHLGWRWLFFVTLPVGLIALTFIVKFLHIPHEPRKAVIDYPGIATLSTALIALLVAVSSGGTSWAWGSTTSLVLFGIAIVAGIAFVLIQLRAVEPILPLRLFADRTIALSLVASFGVAIVMFGSIIYIPVYAQGVIGVNATNSGLILMPLMLGFIICGILTGLLITRTGHYRPFMLAGIAIMGGGVFMLTRLDHNATAGQLTLAMVVLGIGLGMAMQQYTLIVQNVVSRKDMGVATASTQFFRNVGSTVGIAIYGTVMASGLGERIASHLPSGLPATATGHIDAGAVLDPSALSQLPPQVAEAVRWGLAQQLGDAFTLGLPVLAVVFLATLFIPHTPLRESNEEHPAEDAGQHVLDAYASESPDADPRSTEPQLTASPRA